The following coding sequences are from one Cenarchaeum symbiosum A window:
- a CDS encoding chaperonin GroEL (HSP60 family) (COG0459), translated as MSNVQASSKGTMPVVLLKEGSSETKGRDAQKNNIAASKIIAEIVHSSLGPRGMDKMLVDSLGDVTITNDGATILKEIDVQHPAAKMLVEISKTTDNEVGDGTTSAVVLAGALLENAETLIVQDVHPTVIVDGYRKAAKKAGLYLNEIAENVTADDSVVLNKVAKTAMQTKLVKKESDFLSGIIVKSVLAVSEKDDQKYKVDVDDIKVEKKAGGSIKDSVLIQGIVLDKEIVHGGMPKRTGGARIALINTALEISKTETDAKINISNPQQLKSFLDEENRMLKGMVDKVINSGANVVLCQKGIDDMAQHYLAKANVAAVRRIKESDLAKLAKATGARVVTNLDDLHENDLGRAEVVEERKIEEDRWVFVEGCMHPKSVTLLVRGGSQRVVDEVERSVHDAIMVVKDVMELPSVVAGGGAPEIYAATKIRNWAKSLEGREQLAAEQFADSLEVIPLTLAENAGMDPIDTLTSLRSRQLKGEKWSGIDVIKASIADMKSSDIIEPLAVKRQVVSAAAEAACMILRIDDVVATAKSPTPPPGGEEGGMPPGMGGMGGMGGMGGMPPGMGM; from the coding sequence ATGAGCAACGTCCAGGCCTCGTCAAAGGGCACCATGCCGGTTGTACTCCTCAAGGAGGGGTCCAGCGAGACCAAGGGACGCGACGCGCAAAAGAACAACATAGCGGCCTCCAAGATAATAGCCGAGATAGTCCATTCCAGCCTCGGCCCGCGGGGCATGGACAAGATGCTAGTAGACTCGCTGGGCGATGTAACGATAACAAACGACGGGGCGACCATTCTCAAGGAGATAGACGTGCAGCACCCGGCGGCAAAGATGCTGGTGGAGATATCCAAGACCACCGACAACGAGGTCGGCGACGGCACGACATCGGCAGTGGTCCTTGCGGGGGCGCTTCTCGAGAACGCCGAGACGCTAATAGTCCAGGACGTGCACCCGACCGTGATTGTAGACGGGTACAGAAAGGCCGCAAAGAAGGCGGGGCTCTACCTCAACGAGATAGCCGAGAACGTCACGGCCGACGACAGTGTCGTGCTCAACAAGGTGGCCAAGACCGCCATGCAGACCAAGCTGGTCAAGAAGGAATCGGACTTTCTCTCGGGTATCATAGTAAAGTCGGTCCTTGCGGTTTCTGAAAAAGACGACCAAAAGTACAAGGTAGACGTGGACGACATCAAGGTGGAGAAGAAGGCGGGCGGCTCGATAAAGGACTCTGTGCTCATACAGGGCATAGTCCTTGACAAGGAGATAGTGCACGGCGGGATGCCCAAAAGGACCGGCGGCGCAAGGATAGCCCTCATCAATACGGCGCTCGAGATAAGCAAGACCGAGACCGATGCCAAGATCAACATATCGAACCCACAGCAGCTCAAGTCGTTCCTGGATGAAGAGAACAGGATGCTCAAGGGAATGGTGGACAAAGTGATAAACTCGGGCGCAAACGTGGTCCTGTGCCAGAAGGGCATAGACGACATGGCGCAGCACTATCTTGCAAAGGCAAACGTGGCCGCGGTCAGGCGCATAAAGGAGAGCGACCTGGCAAAGCTCGCAAAGGCCACGGGGGCCCGCGTTGTGACCAACCTTGACGACCTGCATGAGAATGACCTCGGCAGGGCGGAGGTTGTAGAGGAGAGGAAGATAGAGGAGGACCGCTGGGTGTTCGTAGAGGGCTGCATGCATCCCAAGTCGGTGACACTGCTGGTGCGCGGCGGATCCCAGAGGGTAGTCGACGAGGTCGAGAGGTCCGTGCACGACGCGATAATGGTTGTAAAAGATGTGATGGAGCTGCCCTCGGTGGTGGCCGGCGGCGGGGCGCCCGAGATATACGCGGCGACCAAGATCCGCAACTGGGCAAAGTCGCTCGAGGGCAGGGAGCAGCTTGCCGCCGAGCAGTTCGCCGACTCGCTCGAGGTGATCCCCCTTACCCTTGCAGAGAACGCGGGAATGGATCCAATAGACACGCTCACGTCCCTCAGATCCAGGCAGCTCAAGGGCGAGAAGTGGAGCGGCATAGACGTAATCAAGGCGAGCATCGCAGACATGAAGAGCAGCGACATCATAGAGCCGCTGGCCGTAAAGAGGCAGGTAGTCTCGGCGGCAGCAGAGGCGGCCTGCATGATACTCAGAATCGACGACGTGGTCGCAACCGCCAAGTCCCCCACCCCCCCGCCAGGCGGCGAAGAGGGCGGAATGCCCCCCGGCATGGGTGGCATGGGCGGAATGGGAGGCATGGGTGGCATGCCGCCCGGCATGGGCATGTAG
- a CDS encoding glutamine synthetase (COG0174), producing MSHGKALELSYSADEVFSRIQHEGIKFIDLQFTGLTGRFHHTTISANTFTPEQMRDGLPKLDGSSIVGFTSIDDSDLVLKPDPNTFAVIPWYTANKTARLLCDVYWGEDRGRLSRDPRGLAQRAEEYVKSSGFDYSAWGPEVEFFVFDKIHWDVLTPYKGQSYSIESEEAPWSQSGSGYPMGLQEGYYPSTPSDTLTPFRNECVNILSENFGILCDNHHHEVATAGQCEIDIRYDYLTNSADATQSYKFVIRNVAKKYGKVATMMPKPISMDSGSGMHTNVSLWKDKKNIFFDEEAEMELSQVGRYFCGGILEHSRALCAISNPTTNSYHRLVPGYEAPVYIAWSGSNRSAIVRIPRHFKGVGYARLKRLEFRAPDPSSNPYLVFASVLAAGLDGITKKSDPGDQVQEDIFKMTRSERAKRGIGVLPANLGEALDELESDKEFLAPVFPDDVIDRLIELGRRDQREIAIRPHPHEFYLYFDV from the coding sequence GTGAGCCACGGAAAGGCACTGGAGCTGAGTTATTCGGCCGACGAGGTCTTTTCCCGTATACAACACGAGGGGATCAAGTTCATAGACCTGCAGTTTACGGGCCTGACCGGCAGGTTCCACCATACGACAATCTCGGCCAATACGTTCACCCCCGAGCAGATGCGCGACGGGCTGCCCAAGCTCGACGGCTCGTCGATAGTGGGGTTTACCAGCATTGACGATTCGGACCTTGTGCTAAAGCCGGATCCCAACACCTTTGCTGTGATCCCATGGTACACGGCGAACAAGACCGCAAGGCTGCTCTGCGATGTATACTGGGGCGAGGACAGGGGCAGGCTCTCAAGGGACCCCCGCGGGCTGGCCCAGAGGGCCGAAGAGTACGTCAAGAGCTCCGGGTTCGACTACAGCGCATGGGGCCCCGAGGTCGAGTTCTTTGTGTTTGACAAAATCCACTGGGATGTGCTGACGCCGTACAAGGGGCAGTCGTATTCGATAGAATCAGAGGAGGCCCCCTGGAGCCAGAGCGGCTCGGGCTATCCCATGGGGCTGCAGGAGGGGTACTATCCCAGCACCCCGTCGGACACGCTCACGCCGTTTAGAAACGAATGCGTCAACATACTCAGCGAGAACTTTGGCATACTGTGCGACAACCACCACCACGAGGTGGCCACGGCCGGCCAGTGCGAGATCGACATAAGGTACGACTACCTGACAAACTCGGCCGATGCCACCCAGTCCTACAAGTTCGTGATACGGAACGTTGCCAAAAAGTACGGCAAGGTGGCCACCATGATGCCCAAGCCCATATCCATGGATTCAGGATCCGGCATGCACACCAATGTGAGCCTCTGGAAGGACAAGAAGAACATATTCTTTGACGAGGAGGCGGAGATGGAGCTCAGCCAGGTGGGCCGGTACTTTTGCGGCGGAATCCTGGAGCACTCCAGGGCGCTCTGCGCAATATCCAACCCGACCACCAACTCATACCACAGGCTGGTCCCCGGGTACGAGGCGCCCGTGTACATAGCGTGGAGCGGCAGCAACCGCTCCGCGATAGTGAGGATCCCGCGGCACTTCAAGGGGGTAGGCTATGCGCGCCTAAAGCGGCTCGAGTTCAGGGCGCCCGACCCGTCGTCCAACCCGTACCTGGTCTTTGCGTCGGTGCTGGCCGCCGGCCTCGACGGGATAACAAAAAAGTCGGACCCGGGGGACCAGGTGCAGGAGGACATCTTCAAGATGACCAGGTCCGAGAGGGCCAAGAGGGGGATAGGCGTCCTGCCCGCCAACCTGGGCGAGGCGCTCGACGAGCTGGAAAGCGACAAAGAGTTCCTCGCGCCCGTGTTCCCGGACGATGTAATAGACAGGCTGATAGAGCTCGGGAGGCGCGACCAGAGGGAGATCGCGATAAGGCCCCACCCCCACGAGTTCTACCTCTACTTTGACGTCTAG
- a CDS encoding uncharacterized protein conserved in archaea (COG1711): protein MKLTQIGLSFKDWVGMAGLEVDASLLYSIVLREVQSDAAQELDPGIYRAVSEYLGKLRHEEYEGTEKRIKDATAGMVGGLASYLLMVRLEKAAAGGADHANLLDEEKFIVHSQEEMGERRGVIESGILSGRPGLLESVAQKYKTRPVVVRFLQKTDRMMGADMESYGPFKAEDVAALPYENAQALISKKIADRVRWED, encoded by the coding sequence TTGAAGCTAACACAAATAGGCCTGTCATTTAAGGATTGGGTGGGCATGGCAGGGCTTGAAGTCGACGCTAGCTTGCTGTACTCGATCGTGCTGCGGGAGGTCCAGAGTGATGCGGCCCAGGAGCTTGACCCGGGGATCTACCGGGCCGTCTCCGAGTACCTTGGAAAGCTCCGGCACGAGGAGTACGAGGGCACTGAAAAGAGGATAAAGGACGCCACGGCGGGGATGGTCGGCGGCCTGGCATCGTACCTGCTAATGGTCCGGCTGGAAAAGGCGGCAGCCGGCGGCGCCGACCACGCCAACCTGCTCGACGAGGAAAAGTTCATCGTGCACTCGCAGGAGGAGATGGGCGAGAGGCGCGGGGTCATAGAATCGGGGATCCTCAGCGGCAGGCCGGGGCTCCTAGAATCGGTGGCGCAAAAGTACAAGACCCGGCCGGTCGTGGTGAGGTTCCTGCAAAAGACCGACCGGATGATGGGCGCCGACATGGAATCGTACGGGCCGTTCAAGGCAGAAGACGTGGCGGCCCTGCCCTACGAGAACGCCCAGGCCCTCATATCCAAAAAGATAGCCGACAGGGTCCGATGGGAGGACTAG
- a CDS encoding nucleic acid binding protein containing the AN1-type Zn-finger (COG3582), whose translation MRREYTVKAEMCAYCGEMTDLPFECSYCKDPFCAEHRLPEEHRCVKLTQIRSKEFGKRGVIRDGGRDRPNILRRIWARLRR comes from the coding sequence GTGCGCCGGGAATACACCGTGAAGGCCGAGATGTGCGCCTACTGCGGGGAGATGACCGACCTCCCCTTCGAGTGCAGCTACTGCAAGGACCCGTTCTGCGCAGAGCACCGGCTGCCAGAGGAGCACCGGTGTGTAAAGCTCACCCAGATAAGATCCAAAGAGTTCGGCAAGAGGGGCGTAATCCGCGACGGCGGCAGGGACCGCCCCAACATACTCCGCAGGATATGGGCCCGGCTAAGGCGCTAG
- a CDS encoding short-chain alcohol dehydrogenase (COG4221), with amino-acid sequence MIKGKVAIVTGASSGIGRATALALSRAGAKVAIGARRTGKLEELAGEIGADVLAKKLDVTSREECEAFAKAVLDKWGSVDILVNNAGLMPLSFFKRLKVDEWDRMIDVNIKGVLYCTGAVIGHMAGKKSGHIVNISSVAGRLVFPAGSVYCATKHAVTAFSEGLRQEFSQRANIRITTIEPGVVDTELTHTITDESLQDFVNKAKEMTALRAEDIAAAVLYAVEAPQHVSVNEVLIRPTVQER; translated from the coding sequence ATGATAAAGGGCAAAGTGGCGATAGTCACGGGGGCCAGCAGCGGGATCGGCCGGGCCACTGCCCTTGCGCTCTCCCGCGCGGGCGCCAAGGTTGCCATAGGGGCCAGGAGGACCGGCAAGCTCGAAGAGCTCGCCGGCGAGATTGGCGCGGACGTTCTGGCAAAAAAGCTGGACGTCACTTCCAGGGAAGAATGCGAGGCGTTTGCAAAGGCCGTGCTCGACAAGTGGGGCTCGGTAGACATACTGGTGAACAATGCGGGCCTGATGCCCCTGAGCTTCTTCAAGAGGCTCAAGGTGGACGAATGGGACAGGATGATCGACGTCAACATCAAGGGGGTCCTGTACTGCACAGGGGCGGTAATAGGCCACATGGCGGGCAAAAAATCCGGCCACATCGTGAACATATCGTCGGTTGCGGGCAGGCTGGTATTCCCCGCGGGCAGCGTCTACTGCGCCACCAAGCACGCGGTCACGGCATTCAGCGAGGGGCTCCGCCAGGAGTTCAGCCAGCGCGCCAACATACGGATCACGACCATCGAGCCCGGCGTGGTTGATACCGAGCTGACCCATACCATAACAGACGAATCACTGCAGGACTTTGTAAACAAGGCAAAAGAGATGACAGCCCTGCGCGCGGAGGACATAGCTGCAGCCGTGCTGTACGCGGTGGAGGCGCCGCAGCACGTGAGCGTAAACGAGGTGCTGATCCGGCCCACCGTGCAGGAACGCTAG
- a CDS encoding 3-methyladenine DNA glycosylase/8-oxoguanine DNA glycosylase (COG0122), translating into MARLIRLVGEYNPRRTRNRHEALVRSIITQQLSGSAASSILARFRALYGGGFPRPADVARTPARKLQQAGISAMKADYIRGLSGMIDRRELKLAGFSRMGDEEVVAELVRVRGVGRWTAEMFLIFALGRQDVLPLGDLGLRKGVMKLCSMDSLPTDAEIVKTAERWRPYRTAATWYLWKGTQGFRNI; encoded by the coding sequence ATGGCCAGGCTGATACGCCTGGTCGGCGAGTACAATCCAAGGAGGACACGCAACAGGCACGAGGCGCTGGTCCGGTCGATAATCACCCAGCAGCTCTCCGGCTCTGCCGCGTCGTCCATCCTGGCAAGGTTCCGGGCGCTGTACGGGGGAGGGTTCCCGCGGCCGGCCGACGTGGCAAGAACGCCCGCAAGAAAGCTGCAGCAGGCGGGGATCTCCGCCATGAAGGCAGACTACATCAGGGGGCTGTCTGGCATGATAGACAGGCGCGAGCTAAAACTTGCAGGCTTCTCCCGCATGGGCGACGAGGAGGTGGTAGCCGAGCTGGTCCGGGTCCGCGGGGTGGGCAGGTGGACCGCCGAGATGTTCCTGATATTCGCGCTCGGCAGGCAGGACGTGCTGCCGCTTGGGGACCTTGGGCTGAGAAAGGGCGTGATGAAGCTCTGTTCAATGGACAGCTTGCCCACCGATGCCGAGATCGTAAAGACGGCCGAGCGGTGGAGGCCGTACAGGACGGCCGCCACGTGGTACCTCTGGAAGGGCACGCAGGGATTCAGGAACATATGA
- a CDS encoding Ser/Thr protein kinase (COG2112) → MAYPGGDTGHRVAELEELGVTGVSFGGPVSLGGLDVLGKGYVGVVVLARMDRQTIALKIRRTDSQRDNMEGEAALLSVANKAGVGPRLVAYSRNFLAMEYLEGERIGDWVCSLGEDDADAAGACARKILEDCYRLDEAGLDHGELSFISKHVIVGCKTTIVDFESSSTDRRPANVTSAAQAIFMGGRIARMIGRVLGQPPREELIGALRGYKQERNRGGFESLLEVLRV, encoded by the coding sequence GTGGCGTACCCGGGCGGCGACACGGGGCACAGGGTCGCCGAGCTGGAGGAACTCGGGGTCACGGGCGTATCCTTCGGGGGCCCGGTCTCACTCGGGGGGCTCGACGTGCTAGGAAAAGGGTACGTGGGGGTGGTGGTGCTGGCCAGGATGGACCGGCAGACGATAGCGCTGAAAATCCGCCGCACAGATTCACAGCGGGACAACATGGAGGGCGAGGCGGCCCTGCTGTCTGTCGCCAATAAAGCCGGCGTGGGGCCGAGACTCGTGGCATACAGCAGGAACTTTCTTGCCATGGAGTACCTGGAGGGCGAGAGGATAGGCGACTGGGTGTGCAGCCTGGGCGAAGACGATGCAGATGCGGCCGGGGCGTGCGCCAGGAAGATTCTCGAGGACTGTTATCGCCTGGACGAGGCGGGGCTCGACCACGGGGAGCTTAGCTTCATCTCAAAGCACGTCATAGTAGGATGCAAGACGACCATTGTGGACTTTGAGAGCTCGAGCACGGACCGGCGGCCGGCCAATGTCACATCTGCCGCGCAGGCGATATTCATGGGCGGCCGGATTGCCCGGATGATCGGGCGCGTGCTCGGGCAGCCCCCGAGGGAGGAGCTGATAGGCGCCCTGAGGGGCTACAAGCAGGAGCGGAACAGGGGGGGCTTTGAGAGCCTGCTGGAGGTGCTCCGGGTATAA